The following proteins are encoded in a genomic region of Triticum dicoccoides isolate Atlit2015 ecotype Zavitan chromosome 1B, WEW_v2.0, whole genome shotgun sequence:
- the LOC119342147 gene encoding uncharacterized protein LOC119342147 translates to MSALLPPPHGPRAAGDPKKTDVAGGKLPPCAAGDPKKPGGGGVRSAAKLALASFLGVVFLFAVDAFLSGAGADRRLRHQYQHYLGAGPAESAPPSWPSVPDPTSFAEDVLGGGRADSAPPSWLSVPNPTNFTGDLLARWLTPGGSPCRDARTVNISVPALDGAAAAGGVTKLSATEIHEFTFWALDGTVLRRCLGGDFFEIDLSGEAWKSRPPVVDNGDGSYTFRLQVAPRFAAGEFHLTIVLLFRSFEGLKFSSARFKYRVELRRIPLLFRPGNASLPALETCRAADFARDVWSGRWTRLARNDKCEDVDDAGRYRCLGPEHPCEAPWCDGPLGALESNGWVYSAHCSFKLFTADAAWRCLDGKWLFFWGDSNHVDTIRNLLTFVLGVEDTSAVTRRFDAVFTNPSGEPGTLRITSIFNGHWNMSMNYLGLHSLRHKGFRQLVRSYFVGDDRVPDVVILNSGLHDGCYWSSVRAYVQATEYAAQFWAGVMAKVRLRGLAVPRVFYRTTVATGGYARDLAFNPNKMELFNGVLVEKMRQHGVLTGGVIDNFDMTFPWHYDNRCNDGVHYGRAPAKLVWRDGKIGHQYFVDLMLGHVLLNAICNG, encoded by the coding sequence ATGTCGGCACTCCTCCCGCCGCCCCACGGGCCACGCGCCGCCGGGGACCCCAAGAAGACCGACGTCGCCGGGGGCAAGCTACCCCCCTGCGCCGCCGGGGACCCCAAgaagcccggcggcggcggcgtccgctcCGCCGCCAAGCTCGCGCTCGCGTCcttcctcggcgtcgtcttccttTTCGCCGTCGACGCCTTCCTCTCCGGCGCTGGCGCCGACCGCCGGCTGCGCCACCAGTACCAGCATTACCTCGGCGCTGGCCCCGCCGAGAGCGCCCCGCCTTCTTGGCCCTCTGTTCCCGACCCCACCAGCTTCGCCGAGGACGTCCTCGGCGGCGGCCGCGCCGATAGCGCCCCGCCCTCCTGGCTCTCCGTGCCCAACCCCACCAACTTCACCGGCGACCTCCTCGCCCGCTGGCTCACACCCGGGGGCTCGCCGTGCCGCGACGCCCGCACGGTCAACATCTCCGTCCCGGCTCTTGACGGCGCCGCGGCGGCGGGGGGCGTCACCAAGCTGAGCGCCACCGAGATTCACGAGTTCACGTTCTGGGCGCTGGACGGCACCGTCCTGCGGCGCTGCCTCGGCGGGGACTTCTTCGAGATTGATCTCTCTGGGGAGGCGTGGAAGTCGCGCCCCCCCGTGGTGGACAACGGCGACGGCTCCTACACTTTCCGCCTCCAGGTTGCGCCCCGCTTCGCCGCGGGGGAGTTccacctcaccatcgtcctcctctTCCGCAGCTTCGAGGGCCTCAAGTTCTCCTCCGCGAGGTTCAAGTACCGCGTCGAGCTCCGCCGCATTCCTCTACTGTTCCGGCCGGGCAACGCGTCGCTCCCCGCACTGGAGACTTGCCGGGCCGCCGACTTCGCGCGCGACGTCTGGTCCGGCCGGTGGACGCGGCTCGCCAGGAACGACAAGTGCGAGGATGTGGACGACGCCGGCCGCTACCGGTGCCTGGGGCCGGAGCACCCGTGCGAGGCACCGTGGTGCGACGGGCCACTGGGCGCGCTGGAGAGCAACGGATGGGTTTACTCGGCGCACTGCTCGTTCAAGCTCTTCACCGCCGACGCGGCGTGGCGGTGCCTTGACGGCAAGTGGCTCTTCTTCTGGGGCGATTCCAACCATGTCGACACCATCCGCAACCTCCTGACTTTCGTTCTTGGCGTTGAGGACACATCCGCAGTGACACGCCGCTTTGACGCCGTGTTCACAAATCCCAGTGGCGAGCCGGGCACCCTGCGGATCACAAGCATCTTCAACGGACACTGGAACATGAGCATGAACTATCTCGGCCTGCATTCCCTCCGGCACAAGGGGTTCCGGCAGCTTGTCCGGTCATACTTTGTGGGCGATGATCGTGTCCCCGATGTTGTCATCCTCAACTCTGGCCTCCATGATGGGTGCTACTGGAGCAGTGTCCGCGCTTACGTTCAGGCCACCGAGTATGCCGCGCAGTTCTGGGCCGGCGTCATGGCTAAAGTGAGGTTGCGTGGGCTTGCCGTGCCAAGGGTGTTCTACCGGACGACGGTCGCGACTGGCGGGTATGCTCGGGACCTGGCATTCAATCCAAACAAGATGGAGCTATTCAATGGTGTGCTCGTGGAGAAGATGAGGCAGCATGGCGTGCTCACAGGCGGGGTGATAGACAACTTCGACATGACGTTCCCATGGCACTACGACAACCGTTGCAACGATGGCGTGCACTACGGGCGCGCACCGGCAAAGTTGGTATGGCGGGACGGCAAGATCGGCCACCAGTACTTCGTGGACCTCATGCTGGGGCATGTGCTCCTCAATGCCATCTGCAATGGATGA